From Oscillospiraceae bacterium:
TATAACTATTCTCCCGTTTCAAATATGATTAAAATTCCTGAGGAGATAAATCCCACTGCGGCTTGCGTTTTTGCTTGCCCCGGACCTACAGCAATTCACGCTTTTTCTCTTGCTGAGAAAGCAGGCTGTAATATCGAGAAGGCAGAAACTGCAATTGTTCAGGGAACAGGACCTGTAGGCTCTTTTGCTATTGCATATTTTGCGGCTATGGGCATTAAAAACGTAATTGCGCTTACTGTAAATAAAACAGAGGCTTCTGAAAAATTGGCTAAAGAGCTGGGCGCAACTGAGGTTATTGACCTGAATTGTATTACAGAAGCAGAGCTTAACGAGCATATTCTTTCAATGACAGATTCTTTGGGAGCTGACGTTGTTTTTGAAGCATCGGGAAATCCCAAGGCTGTACCTACAGGAATGAGCCTTCTTCGAAACAGAGGCGTTTATATGGTGCCGGGTCAGTATTCCAACAGCGGCGGTATTGAAATTCAGCCTCAGCTTATAACCTTTAAAGCTCTTCATATTATAGGCTCATCTCAGTATTCAATGTGTGATGTGGAAAAATATTTAGAGTTTTTACAGAAAAATCCTAAGCTTCAGGATATTATACTTTCCCTTGCAACCTGCTATAAAATTGAAGATGTAAACAAAGCCTTTGATGATGCAAAGGCACGTAAAAATATAAAAACTCTTCTTGTAAAATAAGTTAAAATTCTTAAAAACAAAAAAAGTATCGCATTTAATTACAGCGATACTTTTTTTATATGTTATTTACTTTTTACATTCCCTTTTCAAACTACTAAAACGGGGGAAAACTTTATATTATCAGCAGATACAAGCTTGTAATCTATTCCGTCATATTCTCCGAAAACTGAGTACATCGAGCCGTTGCCGTGAATATGTCCGTAAAAGCATTTTTTTACGTTGTATTTCTTGAGAAGCTCAGTTATACCTTCACATTCATAGTTGTCAAAGACAGGGGGATAGTGCATAAAAGAAATTATAGGAAGAGCTGTTTGTTCTCCTGCTTTTAAAGAAAGCTCTAATCTTCCACATTCTCTGTTTATTATTTTTCTGTCATTTTCAGTTATGCTTTTGTTTTCAAGAAGCCAGCCTCTTGTTCCGCACAGAGCATAATTTTCTCTTACAATAGTGTTGTTAAATAAAAATTCAATATTTGAAAAATTGTTTTCTTTTATAAAATTATCAAGCTTTTTCTGGGTTTGCCACCAATAGTCGTGGTTTCCCTTTAAAAGCACTTTTTTTCCTTTTAATGAGCAAAGAAATTCCATATCGGGCTTAAGCTCGTCAAGTGTCATAGCCCAGGAAAAATCTCCGCATATAACAACAGTATCCTCATCAGATACTTTTTGTTGCCAGTTTTCGTATAAAAGCTGAGTGTAGTTTTCCCAGCCCTTGAAAATGTCCATAGGCTTATCAACACCGAAGGAAAGATGAAGGTCACCTATTGCAAAAATTGACAAGACTTAAACCTCCTTTTTAAAATTTAGAAAAAATTTTCAATAATAAATTAAAAATAAAAGCAAAAAATATCTATTGCAAAGGGTAAAAAATTAGCTAATTAGAAAGGATTGATTGAATATGGATTTATTTAATAACCACGAAAATAAGAAGGGTCACAAAAACATTAAATGTAATGTTTGCAACTGTGTTTACCATTGTGACGACAATCACTGCGGAGCAGACTCAATCAACGTAGGTCCTTCCTTTGCTGACACTGCCGCACAGACGGTATGTGCATCCTTTAAAAAGGATTAAAGATAAGGGAATGTAAAAAAGCAAAGCGCATAAAACAGGAAAATAAAGAATAGATACTGTTCTTTTATGTAAGAACGAGCAAAAAATCAATGTAAAAACATCCTTTTGATAGTTTTTAAAAATATATTTTTTATGCTATATGTTAATTTCGCCCTCGACATACCTCTGTGCGCTGTCGAGTAACCGACAACAAATACTTGTCGTCGTGAAATTGACAGATTTTGCTTGATTTTCCTATATCCTAAAAATGAGGCTGTAAAAAACTTTCGTTTTTTTACAGCCCACTTTTTTTAATCAGCTTCAAATATTTGAGAAATTTTTTCGATAGCTTTTACGTCGCATATCTTTTTAGCCTGTCTGATTGCGCTTTTTATAGCTTTGGCATCAGAGCTTCCGTGAGCCTTGATAACAGGCTTACGTATCCCTAAAAGAGGAGCGCCGCCGTATTCCTTATAATCAAGCTGAGCTTTAAAGCTGTTAAGCTCCTTTTTCATTATCAATGCTGATAGCTTTGTTTTTAAGCTGGAATACAAAACATTTTTCAAGGAGCCGGATATAAAGTTACCCATTCCCTCCATTGCTTTAAGAAAAATATTTCCCGAAAAGCCGTCAGCCACAATAACGTCGGCATCGCCTAAAATAGCTTCTCTGCCCTCTATGTTTCCTATAAAGTTTACTTTTTCTTCCTTTAAAAGAGCGTGAGCGTCAATATGAAGCTGGGTGCCCTTACATTCCTCTGTGCCGTTGTTTAAAAGAGCAACCTTAGGGCTTTCTACACCCATAACCTTTTGCATATAGACACTGCCCATAAGACCGTATTGAGAAAGATATTCGGGCTTTGCATCAACAGTAGCGCCGCAGTCAAGCAACATAAAACAGCCTTCCTTTTTGGGAAGCACGGTTGCAATAGCGGCACGCTTTATTCCTCTTATTCTTTTTACCAAAAGAGAAGCTCCTGCAAGCAAAGCGCCTGTATTTCCTGCGCTTACAAAAGCATCGCCTCTGCCCGAGGCAAGAGCTTTAAGACCTACAGCCATAGAGGAGCCTGATTTTGCTTTAAGTATACTTGTAGGCTCGTCCTCCATTGTCATAACATCGTCAGCGTGGATAATTTCTAAGGGCTGCGAAATATTATTTTTTTTAATGCAGGCTTTGATTTTATCGGCATCTCCCACAAGAGCAATTTCTAAAGAGTATTCTTGTGCAGCGGCAGCGGCACCCTTAACTATTTCTTCGGGAGCATTATCTCCGCCGAAAGCATCAACTATAATTTTCAAAAGAGTCCCTCCTTAGACTGCTTAACAAGAGATGTAATTCTTATTTTCTTTGGAGTAAGCTTAGGACTTTCTATTATCTTGACCTTTTTAATTCCCATTTCAGCCTTAAGCCTTTTGATGTTTGCTTTTCTGTTTCCTGTAATTTTGGAAATTTCACCCAAAGCACATCTTATAATAATATCCTTATACTCTTTTGTCTTAAGAGATTTACATATAAGCTTATAGTAAAT
This genomic window contains:
- a CDS encoding serine/threonine protein phosphatase is translated as MGDLHLSFGVDKPMDIFKGWENYTQLLYENWQQKVSDEDTVVICGDFSWAMTLDELKPDMEFLCSLKGKKVLLKGNHDYWWQTQKKLDNFIKENNFSNIEFLFNNTIVRENYALCGTRGWLLENKSITENDRKIINRECGRLELSLKAGEQTALPIISFMHYPPVFDNYECEGITELLKKYNVKKCFYGHIHGNGSMYSVFGEYDGIDYKLVSADNIKFSPVLVV
- a CDS encoding DUF1540 domain-containing protein; this translates as MDLFNNHENKKGHKNIKCNVCNCVYHCDDNHCGADSINVGPSFADTAAQTVCASFKKD
- the plsX gene encoding phosphate acyltransferase PlsX, with protein sequence MKIIVDAFGGDNAPEEIVKGAAAAAQEYSLEIALVGDADKIKACIKKNNISQPLEIIHADDVMTMEDEPTSILKAKSGSSMAVGLKALASGRGDAFVSAGNTGALLAGASLLVKRIRGIKRAAIATVLPKKEGCFMLLDCGATVDAKPEYLSQYGLMGSVYMQKVMGVESPKVALLNNGTEECKGTQLHIDAHALLKEEKVNFIGNIEGREAILGDADVIVADGFSGNIFLKAMEGMGNFISGSLKNVLYSSLKTKLSALIMKKELNSFKAQLDYKEYGGAPLLGIRKPVIKAHGSSDAKAIKSAIRQAKKICDVKAIEKISQIFEAD